One Methylomonas sp. LL1 DNA window includes the following coding sequences:
- a CDS encoding HD domain-containing phosphohydrolase, producing the protein MTRDIANDPQFVFWREEAAKRGYASSIALPLTIGAGTIGFLGMYSERGDAFDEEEIGLLTEAADDLAYGITALRKHREHDALQERHLTQIEALNRLMDATVQALATTVEVRDPYTAGHQRRVAKLAVAIATEMRLPPERIEGLQLAAVLHDIGKIHVPAEILASPRKLTAAEFEIIKTHPTVGYDILKDIDFTNPVARIVLQHHERLDGSGYPAGLKQEQILLEARILCVADVVEAMASHRPYRPGLGVPTALHEISEHKGQMYDSDVVSACVGLFQSKQFEL; encoded by the coding sequence GTGACGCGGGATATCGCCAATGATCCGCAGTTCGTGTTCTGGCGCGAAGAGGCCGCTAAGCGCGGCTACGCCTCGTCAATCGCATTGCCGCTAACGATCGGGGCGGGAACAATTGGCTTCCTCGGCATGTATTCGGAGCGCGGCGACGCGTTCGACGAGGAGGAAATCGGGCTACTCACGGAGGCCGCGGACGATCTGGCGTATGGCATTACCGCGCTACGCAAGCATCGCGAACACGATGCTCTGCAAGAGAGGCATCTCACCCAGATCGAGGCGCTGAATCGCCTTATGGACGCGACTGTGCAGGCCCTTGCAACTACGGTGGAAGTGCGGGACCCCTACACTGCCGGCCATCAGCGTCGTGTAGCGAAGCTGGCGGTGGCCATCGCCACGGAGATGAGGTTGCCGCCCGAGCGGATTGAAGGCTTGCAATTGGCGGCAGTGCTTCATGATATAGGCAAGATCCATGTGCCCGCGGAAATTCTCGCCAGCCCCCGCAAGCTCACCGCAGCCGAGTTCGAAATCATCAAGACGCACCCCACAGTCGGTTACGACATTCTCAAAGACATCGACTTTACGAACCCGGTGGCCCGGATCGTATTGCAGCACCACGAGAGGCTGGACGGTTCAGGGTACCCGGCCGGCTTGAAGCAGGAGCAGATCCTGCTCGAGGCGCGTATTCTTTGCGTGGCCGACGTGGTGGAGGCTATGGCGTCGCATCGCCCCTATCGGCCGGGCCTTGGTGTCCCCACAGCCTTACATGAGATCTCGGAGCACAAAGGGCAGATGTACGATTCCGACGTCGTAAGCGCTTGCGTAGGCCTATTCCAGAGCAAGCAGTTCGAACTGTAG